A single window of Chitinophagales bacterium DNA harbors:
- a CDS encoding nuclear transport factor 2 family protein: protein MAQSPMQVFEAFRASMMAKSEDWMDLLAENVSLIGPLAQVEGKSLFIEVNKPFFSSITDSTLYKLVETEDYIITQISTTIAVPSGETLTLEVSEWYEIREGLLQSLRVYFDTAEFLKAVTG from the coding sequence ATGGCACAATCACCGATGCAAGTTTTTGAAGCGTTTAGAGCAAGTATGATGGCAAAATCAGAAGACTGGATGGATTTATTGGCTGAAAATGTGAGCCTAATCGGCCCTTTAGCACAAGTAGAAGGCAAATCGCTTTTTATTGAAGTAAACAAGCCTTTTTTTAGTTCTATCACTGATAGTACCCTTTACAAACTCGTAGAAACTGAGGATTATATCATTACCCAAATCTCAACAACAATTGCTGTACCATCTGGCGAAACGCTTACTTTGGAGGTCAGCGAATGGTACGAAATTCGAGAGGGCTTACTTCAATCCTTGCGGGTATATTTTGATACGGCTGAATTTTTGAAAGCGGTGACGGGGTAA
- a CDS encoding metal ABC transporter permease, with product MNEFWIILTGSLIAVSCGLLGCYLILRQMAMMGDAISHAVLPGIFFAFLIAGHGSIASLIGASVLGIIAALMIETFSRKAKLQSDAAIGLTFTLLFAIGVILIAAYAQQVDLDQECVLYGEIAFVPFDTFTFNGMDLGPRAVWIGGVVLALIVTMIVVGYKGLFLTTFDPAYAAALGFSTAFWHYLLMAAVSLTTVVSFESVGAILVVAFLIGPAATAYLLTNRLEVMLVLSAAIGVLTAISGYYLAVWLNGSIAGAMAAMVGFWFLLAFLFSPIQGVFRLGKAVDESGLDELAQGI from the coding sequence ATGAATGAATTTTGGATTATCTTAACTGGCTCTCTCATAGCCGTTTCTTGTGGATTGTTGGGTTGTTACCTCATTTTGAGGCAAATGGCAATGATGGGAGATGCAATATCCCATGCTGTTTTGCCGGGGATATTTTTTGCCTTTCTAATTGCAGGGCATGGTTCGATAGCGAGTCTGATTGGAGCTTCAGTTTTGGGAATCATTGCCGCATTGATGATTGAAACTTTCTCTCGAAAAGCCAAGTTGCAATCGGATGCAGCGATTGGTTTGACCTTTACCCTCCTTTTTGCTATTGGTGTGATACTCATTGCAGCGTATGCACAACAGGTTGATTTAGACCAAGAATGTGTGTTGTATGGTGAAATTGCTTTTGTTCCTTTCGATACTTTTACCTTCAATGGGATGGATTTGGGACCACGAGCCGTTTGGATTGGCGGTGTCGTTTTGGCTTTGATTGTCACGATGATTGTGGTGGGTTACAAAGGTTTGTTTTTGACCACTTTTGACCCTGCGTATGCAGCAGCGTTGGGTTTTTCGACTGCTTTTTGGCATTATTTGTTGATGGCAGCCGTTTCTTTGACTACCGTAGTATCTTTTGAATCGGTCGGTGCGATATTGGTCGTAGCGTTTTTGATTGGCCCTGCGGCAACAGCTTATTTGCTCACCAATCGCCTTGAAGTGATGTTGGTTTTGTCGGCTGCAATTGGCGTTTTGACTGCCATAAGTGGTTATTATTTAGCAGTTTGGCTAAATGGCTCTATTGCAGGGGCGATGGCTGCAATGGTCGGATTTTGGTTTCTATTGGCTTTCTTGTTTTCGCCTATTCAGGGAGTGTTTAGGTTGGGTAAAGCGGTGGATGAAAGTGGATTGGATGAGTTAGCTCAGGGTATATAA
- a CDS encoding C40 family peptidase yields the protein MKNLFFLSIASLLLSFTFSSNVYAQKTFVPKGKQEQTPKTEIVKPGPERKTTPAPKPLPSKNSKVETLPNMANLLTIAQQHIGVPYKWGGSTTQGFDCSGYVQYVFKNADHNLSRTTSTQVNEGKKVCVRKVQKGDLVFFGEKKRDIDHVGLVVSKKGEPLQMIHASSSKGVMITNVEASTYWKPKLQKARRVLDKYALKMVNAKSEGQLKRAARRYLKKQQG from the coding sequence ATGAAAAACCTATTTTTCTTATCCATCGCCTCTCTCCTACTCTCTTTTACTTTTTCCTCTAATGTATATGCCCAAAAAACCTTTGTACCCAAGGGTAAACAGGAACAAACGCCTAAAACAGAGATAGTGAAACCTGGGCCTGAAAGAAAAACTACCCCTGCCCCAAAGCCTCTTCCTTCAAAAAACAGCAAAGTCGAGACGCTTCCCAATATGGCAAACCTACTTACCATTGCCCAACAACACATTGGCGTTCCTTACAAATGGGGCGGTTCTACAACGCAAGGTTTTGACTGTTCGGGATATGTGCAGTATGTTTTTAAAAATGCGGACCACAATCTAAGTCGCACCACAAGTACGCAAGTAAATGAGGGCAAAAAAGTATGCGTTAGAAAGGTGCAGAAAGGAGATTTGGTGTTTTTTGGGGAGAAAAAACGGGATATTGACCATGTTGGATTGGTTGTATCGAAAAAAGGTGAACCGCTTCAAATGATTCACGCTTCTTCTTCAAAAGGGGTCATGATTACCAATGTCGAGGCTTCAACTTACTGGAAACCAAAGCTGCAAAAGGCTCGGCGGGTGTTGGATAAATACGCATTGAAGATGGTCAATGCCAAATCTGAAGGGCAATTGAAACGGGCGGCTCGTAGGTATTTGAAAAAACAGCAAGGGTGA
- a CDS encoding SDR family oxidoreductase: MSVIANVFQHLQRNMDGKNYLVIGGSSGIGLQIVRDLAANGANVYAVSRSKHADFDTLKVHYQALDVTAADFELTDLPNELHGVVYCPGTIQLKPFHRISEEEFLDSFRVNVLGAVKVLQSCYRNLKKSKGASVVLFSTVASSQGMGFHAAIATAKSAVEGLAKSLAAEWANSHIRVNTIAPSLTDTPLAGDLLSTESKQTAANKRHPLGRYGTPNDMASAAMFLLSEQSSWMTGQILHIDGGLSSIRTL, encoded by the coding sequence ATGTCTGTTATTGCGAATGTTTTTCAACATTTACAACGAAATATGGACGGCAAAAATTATTTGGTAATCGGGGGAAGTTCTGGTATTGGACTTCAAATAGTACGGGATTTGGCTGCAAATGGTGCGAATGTGTATGCTGTGTCAAGGAGCAAACACGCTGATTTTGACACATTGAAGGTGCATTATCAAGCATTGGATGTGACAGCAGCGGATTTTGAACTGACGGATTTACCCAATGAATTGCATGGAGTGGTCTATTGTCCTGGTACCATTCAATTGAAGCCATTTCACCGAATCAGCGAGGAGGAGTTTTTGGACAGCTTTCGGGTCAATGTGTTGGGAGCAGTGAAAGTATTGCAGTCTTGTTATCGAAATTTGAAGAAAAGCAAAGGCGCAAGTGTGGTGTTGTTTAGTACAGTTGCAAGTTCGCAGGGAATGGGATTTCATGCTGCTATCGCTACTGCAAAATCGGCTGTGGAAGGGCTCGCCAAATCACTGGCGGCAGAGTGGGCAAATAGCCATATTCGGGTCAATACGATTGCACCTTCTTTGACAGATACGCCTTTAGCAGGAGATTTGCTTTCAACGGAATCCAAACAAACCGCAGCCAACAAAAGGCATCCGCTTGGAAGGTATGGCACACCGAATGATATGGCATCGGCAGCCATGTTCCTTTTGTCAGAGCAATCTTCTTGGATGACAGGGCAAATATTGCATATTGATGGAGGATTGTCCTCTATTCGAACTTTGTGA
- a CDS encoding PKD domain-containing protein, translating into MNRRVAFFISLLLFLSLTLSLKAQKPPTEAARDTSNYPYWIEMMQDPNANFYATVRAFEQYWEGRDIQKGNGWKPFKRWESFMQTRIKEDGSKPAPDEVWNAYWKAQKGKSPLKTTSTSNANWTEIGPTYLPANGTGQPNGVGRLNGIGFHPTNANTFYVGAPQGGVWKTTDGGLTWSSTTDALPTLGVSSILVDYNTPNTVYIGTGDRDAGDAPGLGVMKSTDSGDTWVSSNTGMNNKTVGMMVMHPTNPSIILAATSGGIYKTINGGTNWTLEQSGNFKDIEYKPSDPNIAYATASGNFYRSTNGGDSWTQLGTLQGIPSANRMVIAVTPANPNYVYVLASNSSTFKALYRSTDSGASFTTQSTTPNIMDYSTDGSGSSGQAWYDLCLAADPNNANTIYAGGVNIFKSTNGGANWTLSAHWVGSGGADDIHADQHALEFSPVNDYLYSGNDGGVYFTSDNGTIWTDRSSGLGIAQVYKIGQSATVKDLVINGYQDNGTAVYDGAWRTEIGGDGMECIIDYTDSNYQYGALYYGDMRRSTNNGVSFSQIAANGTNGITESGAWITPYALHETDPNTMFIGYRNIWRSTNVKAANSGSVAWTKITSTNSTVYVVEPSPANTNILYYVTNSVLYRIDNVMAASPTVVDLNNGLPTSGTPTDIEAHPTNENIVYMTLSNNVYKSTNKGASWTDISDNIPNINTNCLVYQIGTDEGLYVGTDAGVYYKDNTLNDWVVFDENLPVNSEVTELEIYYDAENLCESRIRASTYGRGLWESTLQNSDEFIAADFRASSTESCTGSSILFEDSSCNASTYQWTFSPSTVTYTNGTSATSANPEVQFNAAGTYSVNLSITGTLGNDTKTINNYITINQSTNLPLSTDFENVNACGTSSDCGATVCNLNLSNNWFNETNGVADNIDWRANSNGTPSGSTGPSADHTTGNSTGTYLYLEASSGCFGQTALLTSPCLSIPSGTTELRFWYHAYGFSMGSLHVDALESSGWNEDIANTVSGDQGNLWLEMVVDLSGYVGQTIKLRIRGVTGSEYASDLAIDDITIQNTPPTGIVASFTASTTQGCQGTMVNFTDTSTGTPTAWSWNFAGGTPSTSNLQNPSVTYNTEGTYTVSLTATNAGSNNTLVKQSHITIFAPPTANITGDLQICQGESTTLTASGGGSYLWNTGSNNAAINVSPTQNTSYSVVVTDANGCTDSQQVSVNVNAAPTANIAGNLDICENESTTLTASGGGSYLWNTGSNNAAITVSPTQNTSYSVIVTNANGCTDSQQVSVNVGTGTNCCETVVSIEYENTNALPPCVTASDYITAGNYGAGNTVIGSSQQVHFSAGNYISFDPGFSVEQGGVLSTTITTIPTTTSPNEAANLKKELDTNTLSNHLTQLWIYPNPFADATTVTYQLFEEAEVSLNIYDMAGKKVESLINLQGQVEGTYKVRFESCNLQQGVYLCVLEVDGERKMSKLLKQ; encoded by the coding sequence ATGAACAGACGAGTAGCCTTCTTTATCAGCTTACTACTTTTTTTATCCCTCACATTGAGCCTTAAAGCACAAAAACCACCTACCGAAGCAGCCCGTGATACCAGCAATTACCCCTACTGGATCGAAATGATGCAAGACCCCAATGCCAATTTTTACGCCACTGTGCGTGCCTTTGAACAATATTGGGAAGGTAGAGACATTCAAAAAGGCAATGGTTGGAAACCCTTCAAACGTTGGGAAAGTTTCATGCAAACCCGCATCAAAGAAGACGGCAGTAAACCTGCTCCCGATGAAGTGTGGAACGCCTATTGGAAAGCTCAAAAAGGGAAAAGTCCTTTAAAAACCACTTCTACCTCCAATGCGAACTGGACAGAAATAGGCCCAACTTACCTCCCTGCAAATGGTACAGGACAGCCCAATGGCGTGGGACGACTCAACGGCATTGGCTTTCATCCTACCAATGCCAACACCTTTTATGTAGGCGCACCACAGGGCGGTGTTTGGAAAACAACAGATGGAGGACTAACTTGGAGCAGCACTACTGACGCACTTCCCACTTTGGGAGTTTCGTCCATCTTAGTAGATTACAATACCCCTAACACTGTCTATATCGGAACAGGAGACCGAGATGCAGGAGATGCGCCAGGCCTGGGTGTGATGAAATCAACCGACAGTGGAGATACATGGGTCAGTTCAAATACGGGCATGAACAATAAAACCGTGGGCATGATGGTGATGCACCCTACCAACCCCAGCATCATCTTGGCTGCCACAAGCGGTGGAATTTATAAAACCATCAATGGTGGAACCAACTGGACACTCGAACAAAGCGGCAACTTCAAGGACATCGAATACAAACCAAGTGACCCCAATATTGCCTATGCAACCGCTTCAGGCAATTTTTACCGTTCGACCAATGGCGGAGATAGTTGGACACAGTTAGGAACTCTACAGGGAATTCCAAGTGCAAACCGAATGGTAATTGCAGTCACTCCAGCCAACCCCAACTACGTTTATGTATTGGCCTCTAACTCTTCTACATTCAAAGCCTTGTACCGTTCTACTGATAGCGGAGCAAGTTTTACTACCCAATCTACTACTCCCAATATCATGGACTACTCTACCGATGGTAGTGGATCAAGCGGACAGGCATGGTACGACCTTTGCTTGGCTGCCGACCCCAACAATGCAAATACCATCTATGCAGGTGGAGTGAACATTTTCAAGTCCACCAATGGTGGAGCAAACTGGACGCTTAGTGCCCATTGGGTGGGAAGTGGTGGTGCAGACGATATTCATGCCGACCAACACGCTTTGGAATTTTCTCCTGTCAATGACTATTTATACAGCGGCAATGATGGTGGTGTGTATTTCACTAGCGACAATGGCACCATTTGGACAGACCGAAGTAGCGGGCTGGGCATTGCTCAGGTTTATAAAATCGGACAAAGTGCCACCGTCAAAGATTTAGTCATCAACGGTTATCAAGACAATGGAACAGCAGTATATGATGGTGCTTGGCGAACCGAAATTGGGGGCGACGGAATGGAATGTATCATTGACTACACTGACTCCAATTACCAATACGGAGCATTGTATTACGGAGATATGCGTCGTTCTACCAACAATGGTGTTAGTTTCTCCCAAATAGCAGCCAATGGAACAAACGGCATTACCGAAAGTGGCGCATGGATCACCCCCTATGCCCTACACGAAACCGACCCCAATACCATGTTTATTGGCTACCGAAATATTTGGCGAAGCACCAATGTCAAAGCAGCCAATTCAGGCAGTGTTGCTTGGACAAAAATCACCAGCACCAACTCAACTGTTTATGTGGTAGAACCTTCTCCAGCCAATACCAATATACTCTACTATGTAACCAATAGTGTATTGTACCGCATTGACAATGTGATGGCTGCCTCACCTACGGTGGTTGACCTCAATAATGGATTGCCTACTTCAGGAACACCAACCGACATTGAAGCCCATCCCACCAACGAAAATATTGTTTACATGACCCTTTCCAATAATGTCTATAAATCCACCAACAAAGGAGCAAGTTGGACAGACATTTCCGACAATATTCCCAACATTAATACCAATTGCTTGGTTTATCAAATCGGCACAGACGAAGGTTTGTATGTAGGCACAGATGCAGGAGTTTACTACAAAGACAATACACTAAATGATTGGGTAGTGTTTGACGAGAATCTACCGGTCAACTCAGAAGTAACCGAATTGGAAATCTACTACGATGCCGAGAATTTATGTGAGAGTAGAATCAGAGCATCCACTTATGGACGTGGCTTATGGGAATCTACATTGCAGAATTCGGACGAGTTTATAGCAGCAGATTTTAGAGCATCAAGTACTGAAAGCTGTACAGGAAGCAGTATATTATTTGAAGATTCATCTTGCAATGCGTCAACATACCAATGGACATTTTCACCCAGTACCGTCACCTATACTAACGGTACAAGTGCAACGAGTGCCAACCCAGAAGTACAGTTCAATGCTGCGGGAACTTATAGTGTTAACTTATCTATTACAGGTACCCTTGGAAACGACACAAAAACGATCAATAACTACATCACTATCAACCAATCCACCAATCTCCCACTTTCAACAGATTTTGAGAACGTAAATGCTTGTGGTACAAGCAGTGATTGTGGGGCAACAGTCTGCAACCTGAACCTAAGCAACAACTGGTTCAACGAAACAAATGGAGTAGCCGATAACATTGATTGGAGAGCCAATAGCAATGGAACACCCAGTGGGAGTACAGGCCCAAGCGCTGACCACACAACAGGAAATAGTACAGGTACTTACCTCTACTTAGAAGCCTCCAGCGGATGTTTTGGACAAACTGCTTTGCTTACAAGTCCTTGTCTATCTATTCCTTCTGGCACCACCGAACTGCGTTTTTGGTACCATGCTTATGGATTTTCAATGGGTTCTCTACATGTAGATGCCCTCGAAAGCAGTGGGTGGAATGAGGATATTGCAAATACTGTCAGTGGCGATCAAGGCAACCTTTGGTTAGAAATGGTAGTGGATTTGAGTGGATATGTAGGTCAAACCATAAAACTACGGATCAGAGGAGTTACTGGAAGCGAATATGCAAGCGACCTCGCCATTGACGACATCACTATCCAAAACACGCCTCCAACGGGCATTGTCGCCAGTTTCACAGCCAGCACCACACAAGGTTGTCAAGGAACAATGGTCAATTTTACCGATACTTCAACAGGCACCCCCACTGCTTGGTCTTGGAATTTTGCAGGAGGCACACCCTCCACTTCCAACCTCCAAAACCCAAGTGTCACTTACAATACTGAGGGAACATATACAGTTTCACTCACTGCAACCAATGCTGGTAGCAACAATACCCTTGTCAAACAATCACACATCACCATTTTCGCTCCTCCAACCGCCAACATCACAGGCGATTTGCAGATTTGCCAAGGAGAAAGCACCACTTTGACCGCTTCGGGAGGCGGTTCTTACCTTTGGAATACTGGCAGCAACAATGCGGCAATCAACGTAAGCCCAACCCAAAACACATCTTACTCTGTGGTCGTAACCGATGCAAATGGATGCACAGATTCGCAGCAAGTAAGCGTCAATGTAAATGCTGCTCCAACTGCAAACATTGCAGGAAACTTAGACATTTGTGAAAACGAAAGCACCACTTTGACCGCTTCGGGAGGCGGTTCTTACCTTTGGAATACTGGCAGCAACAATGCCGCAATCACCGTAAGCCCAACCCAAAACACATCTTACTCTGTGATCGTAACCAATGCAAATGGATGCACAGATTCGCAGCAAGTAAGCGTCAATGTGGGTACAGGTACAAACTGTTGTGAAACAGTTGTGTCAATTGAATATGAAAACACCAATGCCTTGCCGCCTTGCGTGACCGCAAGCGACTATATCACTGCGGGGAACTATGGAGCAGGAAATACGGTTATTGGCAGCAGCCAACAAGTGCATTTCTCGGCAGGAAACTACATTAGTTTTGATCCAGGATTTTCAGTTGAACAAGGCGGTGTTTTAAGCACAACTATTACAACCATACCCACAACTACCAGCCCCAACGAAGCTGCCAATCTTAAAAAGGAATTGGACACCAACACCTTATCAAACCATCTTACACAGTTATGGATTTATCCCAACCCTTTTGCAGATGCCACAACGGTTACTTACCAGCTTTTTGAAGAAGCAGAAGTGAGCTTGAACATTTACGATATGGCGGGTAAAAAAGTAGAGTCGCTCATCAACTTACAAGGGCAAGTTGAAGGTACTTATAAGGTTCGCTTTGAATCCTGCAATTTGCAACAAGGCGTTTATTTGTGTGTATTGGAGGTAGATGGCGAGCGAAAAATGAGTAAGTTATTGAAACAGTAA
- a CDS encoding DUF2279 domain-containing protein → MTKKYILPHFLILFLFLISTSILAQSPIEEKKVDKPHLGLLDIAPQPHKGRIIGLTAWSLGSYTATMISLNNVWYSQYERSKFHFFNDNSEWLQMDKVGHAWTSYSEGLYGVALFRWAGLKDKKAIWIGGMVGTFFQAGIEVLDGFSARWGASVGDLVANSTGSALVIFQELAWQEQRFRLKYSAHRPDYKDFDTPLQLRAEDLYGTTIAEQLLKDYNGQTYWLTVNPSTFIKNPDSKFPKWLSIAVGYGGDGIFGGHFNQWTDDGGVYHDYENSIPRTRQYYLSVDVDLDRIPTNSKLLKVILGAVNVLKFPAPALEFGKEGTKFHAIYY, encoded by the coding sequence ATGACAAAAAAATATATACTACCACATTTTCTCATTCTTTTTCTGTTTTTGATAAGTACGAGCATTTTAGCTCAAAGTCCTATTGAAGAGAAGAAAGTTGATAAACCACATTTGGGCTTATTAGATATTGCACCTCAACCGCACAAAGGACGCATTATTGGCTTGACAGCGTGGAGTTTGGGAAGTTATACTGCCACCATGATTTCACTCAACAATGTTTGGTATTCGCAGTATGAACGGAGCAAGTTTCACTTCTTCAATGACAATTCAGAGTGGCTGCAAATGGACAAGGTGGGTCATGCTTGGACTTCTTATTCTGAGGGATTGTATGGAGTGGCCTTGTTTCGATGGGCAGGATTGAAGGACAAAAAGGCGATTTGGATTGGCGGAATGGTCGGCACGTTTTTTCAGGCAGGCATTGAAGTCTTGGATGGTTTTTCGGCGAGATGGGGCGCAAGTGTGGGCGATTTGGTGGCAAATTCTACGGGTTCGGCTTTGGTGATTTTTCAAGAATTGGCTTGGCAAGAGCAGCGTTTTCGGTTGAAGTATTCGGCACACCGTCCTGATTACAAGGATTTTGACACACCTTTGCAGCTTAGGGCAGAGGATTTGTATGGAACGACGATTGCAGAACAGCTATTGAAGGACTACAATGGACAGACGTATTGGCTGACGGTGAATCCTTCGACTTTTATCAAAAATCCAGATTCTAAGTTTCCGAAATGGTTGAGCATTGCAGTGGGGTACGGTGGGGATGGCATTTTTGGTGGTCACTTCAATCAGTGGACGGATGATGGGGGTGTATATCACGACTATGAAAACTCGATTCCTCGTACTCGGCAATACTATTTGTCGGTAGATGTAGATTTAGACCGCATTCCGACAAATAGCAAACTATTGAAGGTGATCTTAGGGGCGGTGAATGTATTGAAATTTCCTGCTCCTGCATTGGAGTTTGGGAAAGAGGGGACGAAATTTCATGCGATTTATTATTGA
- a CDS encoding serine hydrolase, with protein MENLPKNLGKLQYATPEQLGMNGQFLKDSIEAIIMQGIEGKAFPGAQVLVAKGGYIVYHQAFGYHTYDKLQLLQQTDIYDLASVSKITTVLPALMKLYDEGKFDLEATLADYVPKLKKSNKADLQMRPILAHNARLQAWIAFWENTVDEKGEFQRRTFKTDSSRRYSVKVTPNLWLHRKYHKKMFEAIKESPLNENAGYKYSGLAFYLFPNIIEKLTKTDYEIYLKTEFYRPLEAHTLTFNPWRYYSLNQIVPTEIDTFFRKSVLHGYVHDEGAAMVGGVNGNAGLFGNAEDLAKLMQMYLNRGVYDNRRYISEATLKEFTRCQYCEEGNRRGLGFDKPLITYDANLSSTAKAASPDSFGHSGYTGTFVWADPKYDLLYIFLSNRVYPTRNNSVIYNLNIRPRIHEVIYESFLKENKN; from the coding sequence ATGGAAAACTTACCCAAAAATCTCGGCAAACTGCAATACGCAACTCCCGAACAATTGGGCATGAATGGTCAATTTTTGAAGGACAGCATTGAAGCCATTATCATGCAAGGCATTGAAGGAAAGGCATTTCCAGGGGCGCAAGTGTTGGTAGCAAAGGGTGGCTACATTGTTTACCATCAGGCATTTGGCTACCATACCTACGACAAGTTGCAGTTATTGCAACAAACCGATATATACGATTTGGCTTCTGTTTCCAAAATTACTACCGTTTTACCTGCCTTGATGAAACTCTACGATGAGGGTAAGTTTGATTTAGAAGCGACATTGGCGGATTATGTGCCGAAACTCAAAAAATCCAACAAAGCCGACCTGCAAATGCGGCCTATTTTGGCGCACAATGCCAGACTGCAAGCGTGGATTGCCTTTTGGGAAAATACGGTGGATGAAAAAGGAGAATTCCAACGCCGTACCTTCAAAACCGATTCTTCCAGACGCTATTCGGTCAAGGTGACACCCAATTTGTGGCTGCATCGGAAGTACCACAAAAAAATGTTTGAAGCCATCAAAGAGTCGCCGCTCAACGAGAATGCAGGCTACAAATATTCAGGTTTGGCGTTTTATCTCTTTCCCAACATCATCGAAAAACTCACCAAAACCGACTACGAAATCTACCTCAAAACCGAATTTTACCGACCTCTTGAAGCGCATACTTTGACCTTCAATCCGTGGCGGTATTATTCTCTAAATCAAATTGTTCCGACTGAAATAGACACTTTTTTTCGCAAATCAGTACTGCATGGATATGTGCATGACGAAGGGGCAGCAATGGTGGGCGGTGTGAACGGCAATGCAGGCTTGTTTGGCAATGCCGAAGACTTGGCAAAATTAATGCAGATGTACCTCAATAGAGGGGTTTATGATAATCGACGCTACATCAGTGAAGCGACATTGAAAGAATTTACTCGCTGTCAATACTGTGAGGAAGGAAATAGGAGAGGGTTGGGTTTTGACAAACCCTTGATTACCTACGATGCCAATCTAAGTTCGACTGCCAAAGCTGCAAGTCCTGATAGTTTTGGACATTCGGGCTATACAGGAACTTTTGTATGGGCAGACCCCAAATACGATTTGTTGTATATTTTCTTGTCGAATCGGGTCTATCCAACCCGCAACAATTCAGTGATTTACAACCTGAACATTCGCCCACGCATACATGAGGTGATTTATGAATCGTTTTTGAAGGAAAATAAAAATTGA
- a CDS encoding RNA polymerase sigma factor → MASNSFNQDVLGMTSSLKPYAINLTKNMDEAKDLLQETMFRAFSHQDKFKEGTNLKAWLFTIMRNIFINKYRKKSKRNTIVDTTENLYYINSSQTSIRNRAESNFVMKDVVTAIERLNEDYKVPFVMHFKGFKYQEIADDLRLPLGTVKSRIFFARKALKQELMVYEDEK, encoded by the coding sequence ATGGCTTCTAATAGTTTTAATCAAGACGTGTTGGGAATGACTTCTAGTCTAAAACCATATGCTATTAACCTTACCAAGAATATGGACGAGGCTAAAGACCTATTACAAGAAACTATGTTTCGTGCTTTTTCGCATCAAGACAAGTTCAAAGAAGGGACTAATCTAAAGGCATGGTTGTTCACCATCATGCGCAATATCTTCATTAATAAATACCGAAAGAAATCGAAGCGTAATACAATTGTAGATACAACTGAAAATCTATATTACATCAATTCTTCACAAACATCTATTCGTAATCGGGCAGAGTCCAACTTTGTGATGAAGGATGTAGTGACAGCTATAGAACGGTTGAATGAAGACTACAAAGTTCCTTTTGTAATGCACTTTAAGGGGTTTAAGTACCAAGAGATTGCAGATGATTTACGCCTGCCTTTGGGTACTGTCAAGAGCCGTATTTTCTTTGCTCGTAAGGCATTGAAGCAAGAGTTGATGGTTTATGAAGATGAAAAATAG